The Microbacterium sp. zg-Y1090 sequence CCTTGTGCATGTCGACGCCCGTGACCTGGCTGTTCTCGTAGGTCGTGTAGTAGTAGATGCCCTTGTCGGTGTTGCAGCACGACGAGTAGATCGTGATCTCGAACTTGCCCGGCTCCACCTCCACCAGGCCACGCTGCTGCGCGACGGAGCCGAGGATCTGGAAGAACTGGCTGATCGATTCCGATTCGGAATCGCCGGACTGCGAGTTCATCTTCGTGAAGACCGCCTTCACGAAGCGGGATGCCGACGACAGGTCGCCGGGCAGGCCGATCGCCCCCATCCCCCGGCTGTAGACGTCGAAGTCGAGCTCGGGAGCGAAGGTGTTCTCCGGGGGGTTCTTCGTCAGATGCATGAAGTTGTTGAGGTTGAAGGACTGGATGTCGAAGGTGGGATTGTTGGTCATGATCCCGTAGGGGTTGTCGTGCACCTTCAGCCCCTCCTTGACGCTCTCGACGGTGATCGAGCCGTCCCTGTCACTGATGATCCAGTGCAGGGGTGACGGCGGGAACTCCGCGCTGAACGCGGCATCGGTCACGACCAGGTCCGCGAGCGCGGCCCGCACCTCGGTGACGCTCTCGAACTGCCCCAGCACCCAGGGGATGAACTCGAACGACGCGACGTTCGTCTTCGCCGGGTCTTCCTGCTTGTAGTCGGCGTTTCCGGGGAAGTTGAGCCCCGCCATGCTGAGGCCCTTCTCATTCGTCGCGTCGTAATACAGCGGGTAGCCGTCGGCGATGGTCGCCATGCCGATGATCGCGTGGTGCGTCGCGAGCGTCGGCACCTTGCGGAACTCGAAGGGGAAGTTGCGGGGCGTGATCGTCACGGTCTCGTGGTACGAGAACTCCAGATCCAGATTGCGCCCGAAGTAGTGGTCCTTGGTCGTGTAGTTGGCTCCTGTGCACATGTGATGACCTCCGATGTCACGGTGTCCGGCTCGCCCGGTCCACGCAACAGTAGGGGGGCCACCCGCGATGCGCTACGGGTCCCGCTGATCGCTACGCGCGGCGGTCGTCGGTGTCGCCTCGGCGCGACACCCGCACCTCGCCGGTGCGCGCGGGGCGCGTGATCTCGCCCGTGCGCGGCGCCCGATCGGCGGTGTCCTCGGCGTCGTCGGGTGAGGCGGCGCGCTCCACGAAGACCGTCGCCAGTCCCCTGCCCCGGCCGCGGGAGGCGCCGCCGGTGAGGACGAGACCGTGGGTTTCGGCGGTGACGCCGGGCATCGGGATGCGTCCGAGCGCCTTGCCGAGGAGCCCGCCGATCGAGTCCACCTCGTCATCCTCGAGCTCCATGCCGAACAGCTCGCCCACCTCGTCGAGGCCCAGGCGGGCGCTGACCCGGAAACGCCCGTCGCCGAGATCGACGACCTCGGCGGCACGCGCGTCGTACTCGTCCGCGATCTCCCCGACCAGCTCCTCGATCAGGTCCTCCAGGGTCACCAGTCCCGAGACCCCCCCGTACTCGTCGACGACGAGGCAGACGTGCACGGCATCCCGCTTCATCTGCTGCAGAAGCGTCTCGGCCTTCATCGACTCCGGCACGAAGACCGCCTTGCGTGCGATGCGGTTGACCGGGGCGTTGCGCCACGCGCTCTCGTCCCGGAACGCGAACTGCACGAGGTCCTTCAGGTAGAGCACGCCCACCACGTCATCGGCCTCGTCGTCGACGACGGGAAGCCGGGAGACCCCGCGGTCCAGGAACAGTTTCATGGCTTCGTGCGTCGGCGTGCCGGCCTCCACCGACACCATGTCGGTGCGGGGCACCATGACGGCGCGCACGAACGTGTCGGTGAAGTCGAAGACCGAGTGGATGAGGTCGCGGTCGTCCTCTTCGATGAGGTCCTGCGACGCGGCCTCGTCGACCATGCTGAGCAGCTGCTCCTCGGAGGCGAACGACGCGTTGCGGTTGAGGCCGGGGGTGAACCGGTTCCCGAGGATCACCAGCAGGTGGGCGAGCGGACCCAGCACGATGCGGGCGCCGCGCACCAGGGGGGCGGCGCTGCGCAGCAGCCCTTCGGCGTGTTGACGACCGACGGCGCGCGGGCTCGCACCGACGAGCACGAACGACACCACCGTCATCAGCAGCGCCGCCGCCAGCAGCGCCCACCAGATGTTGTCGAACGCGAGCATGAAGGCCGCCGTCACCAGCACGGCGGCGGTGGTCTCGGCGAGGATGCGGATGAACACCACCGCGTTGTTGTGCGCGTCGGGATCGTCGGCGATGCGGCGCAGCGCCGTGCGGGAGCGGGCGGTCACGGCCAGCTCCGCCAGGCCCTGGCGCGAGGTCACCGACAGCGCCGCGTCGAGGGCGGCCATGAGACCCCCGAGTGCCACCAGCAGCGCCGCACCGACCAGCAGCAGGACCTCGGTCACGGGCGGGGTCGACGACGCTCAGCGGCGGCGAAGTCGAGGATGAGCTGCTTCTGCAGCCCGAACATCTCCCGCTCCTCCTCCGGCTCGGCGTGGTCGAAGCCCAGCAGGTGCAGCAGACCGTGCGTCGTGAGCATGATCAGCTCATCGAGGGTGGAATGCTGTGCGACGAGCGCCTGAGCCTCGGCCACCTGCGGGCACAGCACGATGTCGCCCAGCAGGCCCGCGGGGGTGGGCATGTCCTCGGTGCCGGGCCGGAGCTCGTCCATCGGGAAGCTCAGCACGTCGGTGGGGCCGGGCTCGTCCATCCACTGCACGTGCAGCGCCTCCATGGCGCCCTCATCCACGAGCAGGATCGCCACGTCGGCGTCGGGGCTGACGTGCAGCTCCGCCAGGTTGTGCTCCATGAGCCGCAGGAGCACGGTCTCGTCGACGGGGACGCCCGACTCGTTGTTGATCTCGATCGTCATGAACGTCCTCGTTTGGGCAGGTGGTCGCGGGGTCCGGCGGGGCGCGGCTTGCCGCGTCGCTCGGCCCGGTTGGCGAGTTCGGACGCCTCGTCGCGTTCACGGCGGTGGGCCAGGCGCTGCTCGTCGTACTCGCTGTAGGCGTCGACGATGCGCCCCACCAGGGTGTGGCGCACCACGTCGTCGCTGGTGAGGCGCGCGAAGTGGATGTCGTCGATGTCCTTCAGCACCCGGGTCACCAGACGCAGCCCCGACGAGCCCTGCGGCAGGTCGACCTGCGTGATGTCGCCGGTGACCACCATGCGCGTGCCGAAGCCCAAGCGGGTGAGGAACATCTTCATCTGTTCCGGGGTGGTGTTCTGCGCCTCATCGAGCACCACGAAGGAGTCGTTGAGGGTGCGACCGCGCATGTAGGCCAGCGGCGCGACCTCGATGGTGCCGCTCGCCATGAGCTTGGGCACGAGTTCGGGGTCGAGCATCTCGTTGAGGGCGTCGTAGAGCGGCCGCAGATAGGGGTCGATCTTGTCGGTCAGCGAACCGGGGAGGAACCCCAGCCGCTCCCCCGCCTCGACGGCGGGGCGGGTCAGGATGATGCGGGTGACCTCTTTGCGCTGCAGCGCCTGCACGGCCTTGGCCATCGCGAGATAGGTCTTGCCGGTGCCGGCGGGGCCGATGCCGAAGACGATCGTGTTCTCGTCGATCGCGTCGACGTAGGCCTTCTGGCCGGCGGTCTTCGGGCGGATGATCTTGCCACGGGAGGTCAGGATCGCCTCGCCGAGCACCTCGGAGGGACGCAGGCCCTCGTCGCGCATCATGCGGCTGGACGCCGTCACGTCGACCGGGTCGAGCCCTTGCCCCGCACGGGTCATCGAGATGAGCTCGTCCACGAGGGCGCGGGCCGCCGCGACCGCGTCGGCCTCGCCGGACAGGGTGATCTCGTTGCCGCGCACGTGCACGTCGACGCCGGGATGCTCCCGCTCGACCACGCGAAGAAGGCGGTCCTGCGGGCCCAGCAGCTGCACCATGGCCACGCCGTCCGCCCAGATGCGGTCGACCGTCGTGCCCTCGCGCGCCTCGGAATCGTCAGCCACCGAGACCCGCTTCCGAAAGGTCGCCGGCGAGCACATGGGCGTGCACGTGGAAGACCGTCTGCCCGGCGCTGGGACCGGTGTTGAAGACCAGGCGGAAGTCGCCGTCACCGTGCTCGGCGGCCAGGCTCGATGCCAGCCCGACGAGCTCGGCCAGCAGGGCGGGGTCACCGGCGGCGAGTTCCGCGACGTTGCGGTACTCCTCCGTCTTGGGGATGACCAGCAGGTGCACGGGCGCCTGCGGCGCGATGTCGCGGATCGCGAACGCGTTCTCGGTCTCCGCCACGATCTCGGAGGGGATCTCGCCGTTGAGGATGCGTGTGAACACGCTCGGTTCGGTCATGGTCTCCAGTCTACCGAGCCGCGGCATCCCCGCTCCGGTTGCGGCCGGGCGCGTGGGCGACGTCACCAGCGGCCGATGGTGGCGTTGACGAGGGCCAGCGCCGCCGGTCCGGCGGTCGACGTGCGCAGCACCGTGTCGCCCAGTCGCACCAGGGTCGCACCGGCGTCGGCGAGGACCCGCAGCTCCTCGGGGGCGATGCCGCCCTCCGGGCCCACGACCAGCAGCACCTCGGCGTCGTCGGCAGCAGGGCGCCATGCGGTCAGTGCGACGGATGCCGTCGGCTCCAGCACCAGCATCCGCGCGGTCGCCGCGCGAGAGGCCAGCTGCCGGGTGGTGACGAGCTCGGTGACCTCCGGCAGCCACGCGCGGTGCGCCTGCTTCGCAGCCTCCCGGGCGATCGTCCCCCAGCGCGCACGTCCCTTCTCGGCCTTGCCGGCATCCCAGCGCGACACGCTGCGCGTGGCCTGCCACGGCATCACCTCGTCGACCCCGAGCTCGGTGGCGGCCTGCACGGCGAGCTCGTCCCGGTCGCCCTTCGCGAGCGCCTGCACGAGACCCACCCTCATCGCGGGAGCGGGTACCTCGGTGCGCTCGGTCACCTCGATGACCACCTCACGCGGCGACACCGATGCGCAGGCACCCGTGAGCCAGGCGCCTCGGCCGTCGCCGAGCGTGACGATCTCCCCTACGCGCACGCGGCGCACCGCTGCGGCGTGGTGGGCCTCGGCGCCTGTCAGCGTGATGCGGTCGCCGGGTCCGGCGGCGCCGGCCGCCGCGTCGACGAAGTGCAGCGCCATGTCAGCCCCGGAAGCGGTCGCGGAGCTTCGAGAACAGACCCTGGTGGAACTCGGCCAGCCGCGGTGCGGGAGCCTTGGTGCGCTTGGCGAAGTCCTCGATGAGCGCGCGTTCCTTGGCGTCGAGCCGGGTGGGGGTGACCACCTGCACGCCGACCCTGAGGTCGCCCCGCTGCGAGCCCCGTAGCGGCGTGATGCCGCGGCCCTTGATGGTCAGCACGTCGCCGGACTGCACGCCGGGACGGACCTCCAGTTCGACCGGCCCGTCGAGGGACTCGATCGTGGTGCTGGTGCCGAGGATGGCATCCGGCATCGACACCTCGAGGGTCGCGAGCAGATCGTCGCCGTCGCGGCTGAACGCCTCGTGCGCAGCCACCGTGACCTCGATGTACAGGTCGCCGTTGGGGCCGCCGGCCGGTCCGACCTCACCGGAGCCGGGCAGCTGCAGTCGCAGGCCGGTCTCGACGCCGGCAGGGATGTCGAGCGACACCGTGCGGCGGGCGCGCACCCGCCCCTGGCCCTGGCAGGTCGTGCAGGGGAAGGGGATGGTGGTGCCGTACCCCTGGCACACGTTGCACGGCTGCGAGGTGACGACGTTGCCGAGAAGGCTCCGCACGGTGCGCTGCACATGGCCGGTGCCGTGACAGATGTCGCACGTGGCGGGCTGGGTTCCGGGCTGGCAGCACGAGCCCGAGCAGGTCTCGCACAGGACGGCCGTGTCGACCTCGATGTCGCGGTGCACGCCGAAGATGACGTCGCCGAGCTGCAGCGTGACGCGCACCAGCGCGTCCTGGCCGCGCTCGCGGCGTGAGCGGGGCCGTCCGCCCCGACCACCGCCGCCGCCCGCGGCGCCGAAGAACGTCTCGAAGATGTCGCCGAAGTTGCTGAACCCGCCGCCGGCGCCGGCGAACGCGTTGTCGCCGCCCATGTCGTAGCGGGCACGCTGGTCGGGGTCGCTCAGCACGTCATACGCATGGGTGACCAGCTTGAAGCGCTCCGAGGCGTCGGCACCCGGGTTGACGTCGGGGTGCAGCTCGCGCGCCAGGCGACGATACGCCTTCTTGATCTCGTCGGGAGTCGCGTCACGCGACACGCCGAGTACGTCGTAGTGGTCAGCCACATTCGCCTTTCGTGCCGCGCGGACGCGGCGTCGGAACCGTCAGCGGTTGCTCTCGTCTTCTTCGAGCAGCCGGTTCAGATAGTGGGCGACGGCGCGGACGGCCGCCAGGTTCGAGGAGTAGTCCATGCGGGTGGGGCCCAGCAGTCCCAGTCTCGCGCGCGAGCCGGTCACGTCGTACTCGCCGGTGATGACGGATGCCTCCGCCAGCCCGAACGGCTCGTTCTCGCGCCCGATGCTCGCGGCGAGCCCCTGGTCGTCGGCGACCATCTCGGACATGAGCTTCAGCAGCGTGACCTGCTCCTCGATCGCCTCGAGGAGCGGGTAGATGCTGCCGCGGAAGTCCTGCTCGCGACGGGCGAGTGTGGCGCTGCCCGCGAGCACCAGGCGATCCTGCCGGAACTCCTCGAGCTCTTCGGCCACCACGCCCGCGATCGCGCGCACGGCGCGGTCGAACGCGTCGGGCTGGGCGGGCGCGGCCAGCAGGTCGGCCACCGCCTGCGCGCCGTCGCGCACGCTGCTTCCGGTGAGGAGCTCCGCCAGACGCGCGCGCACCCGCGTCATGCCGTCCTCCCCCAGATCGGTGGGAACCGACGCGATGCGCTGCGACACACGCCCGATGTCGGTGACGACGATCACGATGACCCGGCCGCCGCCGAGGTCGACCAGCTCGAGATGGGAGACGTGCGCCCGCGCGAACGACGGGTACTGCACGATCGCGACCTGCCCGGTGAGCCGCGTGAGGGCGCGCACCGTGCGCGCGAGGAGGTCGTCCAGATCGCCGGCGCCGTCGAGGAAGGATCCGATCGCGGTGCGCTGGGCGGGAGTGAGGGGGCGCAGCTGGGCGAGGTGGTCGACGAAGACGCGGTACCCCTTGTCGGTCGGCACACGCCCCGACGAGGTGTGCGGCGCGACGATGAGCTCCTCATCCTCCAGCTGGGCCATGTCGTTGCGGATCGTCGCCGCGGAGACGCCGAAAGCGTGCCGGTCGACGATCGCCTTGCTGCCGACGGGTTCGTTGGTGTCCACATAGTCCTGGACGATCGCCCGCAGCACCTGCAATCCGCGTTCGCTGACCATGTCACTCCCTCCCCGTTGGCACTCTTCTCTCGCGAGTGCCAATTCTACCGCGGTGAGGTCGTTGCTCGCGTCAGGCGGTGAGGGCGCGCACGACCGCGTCGGCCAGCAGCCGACCGCGGCGGGTGAGCACGAGGGTTCCGTGCACGGCCGCGGCCCCGTCGACGAGGCCGTCCGCGATGAGCCCGGCGACCGCGCCGCGGCCGGCGGGGGTGACCTCGGCCAGCGCGAGGCCCTCACGGATGCGCGAGCGCAGCAGCACGTCCTCCAGCCGGCGGGATGCCGCGTCGGGGCGTTCCCGCCCGGCGGCGGGCGACTCTCCGGCGGCGAGGCGCTGCGCGTAGGCGGCGGGGTGCTTCACGTTCCACCAGCGCAGACCGGCGACATGACTGTGCGCGCCCGGACCGTAGCCCCACCAGTCGGTGCCGCGCCAGTAGGCGAGGTTGTGCCGCGAGCGGTGGGACTCGTCCCGCGCCCAGTTGGACACCTCGTACCACTCGAAGCCGGCAGCGGCGAGCGTCTCGTCGGCGAGCTCGTACATGTCGGCCTGCAGGTCGTCGTCGGGCGCGGGCACCTCGCCGCGACGGATCTGACGATGCAGCTTCGTCCCCTCCTCGACGATGAGGGCGTAGGCCGAGATGTGGTCGGGAGCGAGGCCGACCGCGGTCTCCAGCGATCGCTCCCAATCGGCGAGGGTCTCCCCCGGCGCGCCGTAGATGAGGTCGACGCTGACATCGAGTCCCGCCTCGCGCGCTGCGGCGACGGCGGTGGCCACGTTGTCGGGGTCGTGCGTGCGGTCCAGCGCCGCCAGCACGTGCGCGACGGCCGACTGCATGCCGATGGACAGCCGGGTGACGCCCGCCCGCGCGAGCTCTGCCACACCGGCGGGGGTCACGGTGTCGGGATTCGCCTCGACGGTGACCTCTGCCCCGTCGGCGATGCCGAACGTGTCGCGCACGCCGTCGAGCATGCGCGCCAGGTCGCCCGACGGCAGCAGCGTGGGCGTCCCACCGCCGAAGAACACCGTCTGCGCGGGGCGCAGCGGACCCGCGGCCGCGAGCACACCGCGCGACAGGGAGATCTCGTGCAGCAGCGTGTCGGCGTACTGATCCTGTCTCGCCCCGCGCAGCTCACCCGCTGTGTAGGTGTTGAAGTCGCAGTAGCCGCAGCGCACACGACAGAACGGGACGTGCAGGTAGACGCCGAAGTCGGTCCCGGCATCCGTCTGGAGGTCGGCGGGCAGAGCGCCGTCGGCCGGCGCGGGCTCACCCACGGGCAGAACGGAGGGCATCAGGATCCGGTGGTGTACAACGGCGAGATCGCGCGCAGGTAGCCGAGGAACAGCTCGCGGCGGCGGCGGCGCACGAGCGGCGGCATCAGACGGTACAGCGCGGCGGTCGGGGCATCGAAGGCGCGCACGGTGAACCAGACCTCGTCGTTCTCGCGCCACTCGACCATGAACGATTCCTCGCCGCTGACGACGGAGCCTCCGACGGTGCCCAGGGCGAACCCGACGCGGCGGGCCTCCTCGACGCAGAAGATCACGCGCAGCTCGGCGTCGGCCCGATGCCCGCGGATGCGGCCGTGCACGCGCACCGTCGTCCCCGCGCCCACGTAGGGGGTGCCGTCGGCGTCGTAGCGCTGCTCGGCCTCACGCCGGCTCGGCGCGACAGGGGTTCCCTCGGCGTCGAACGCGACACCCGCGTAGCCCGGCCCGGACGCGGGCCGCACATCGGTCAGCTGCAGGCCGGCGCCACGCTGCGCGCCCCACGACAGCAGCGCGTCGCCGGCGGAGCGGAATCGCGCTTCGCCGCTGCCGATGCGCCACGACTCATGGGCGGGGATGCTGCGCTCCGGCGGGTACTGCAACAGGTCGGACGCCTGCGTCGCCCCGACGGCGGCGTAGTCGACCGTCTCATCCCTGAAGGTCCCGCGGCGCATGTCTCCAGCCTACTTCGTGCGTGTGTGCCCGACGGCGGCCAGGCTACTTCTTGCCGTCGACGTCGCCCGACAGCGCGGCGATGAACGCCTCCTGGGGCACCTCGACGCGTCCGACCATCTTCATGCGCTTCTTGCCCTCCTTCTGCTTCTCGAGCAGCTTGCGCTTTCGGGTGATGTCGCCGCCGTAGCACTTGGCGAGCACGTCCTTGCGGATGGCGCGGATGTTCTCTCGTGCGATGATGCGCGCGCCGATGGCCGCCTGGATGGGCACCTCGAACTGCTGACGCGGGATCAGCTTGCGCAGCCGCTCGGTCATCAGTGTGCCGTAGGCGTAGGCCTTCTCACGGTGAACGATCGAGCTGAAGGCATCCACCTTCTCGCCCTGCAGCAGAATGTCGACCTTGACGAGATCGGCGGTCTGCGACCCTGCCGGCTCGTAGTCCAGGCTGGCATAGCCCTGCGTGCGGCTCTTCAGATGGTCGAAGAAGTCGAACACGATCTCGCCGAGCGGCATGTTGTACCGCAGCTCGACACGGTCCTCGCTGAGGTAGTCCATGCCCAGCAGCGTGCCGCGGCGCCCCTGGCAGAGCTCCATGACCGTTCCGACGTAATCCTTGGGCAGCAGGATGCCGACCTTGACGACGGGCTCGGACACTTCGGCGACCCGCCCGTCGGGGTACTCGCTGGGGTTGGTGACCGTGATGGTCTCACCGGTGTCGGTCAGCACCTCGTAGGTCACCGACGGGGCGGTGGTGATGAGGTCGAGCCCGAACTCGCGCGAGAGGCGCTCGGTGATGATCTCGAGGTGCAGCAGCCCGAGGAACCCGCAGCGGAAGCCGAAGCCCAGGGCGACCGACGTCTCGGGCTCGTACTGCAGGGAGGCGTCGGACAGCTTCAGCTTGTCCAGTGCTTCCCGCAGCTCGGCGTAGTCGCTGCCGTCGATCGGGTAGATGCCGGAGAACACCATCGGCTTCGGATCGGTGTAGCCCGGCAGCGCCTCGGTGGCGGGCTTGCGGTGGGTGGTGATCGTGTCGCCGACCTTCGACTGGCGCACGTCCTTCACACCCGTGATCAGGTAGCCCACCTCGCCCACACCCAGGCCCTTGGTCGGCACCGGCTCGGGGTTGGAGACGCCGATCTCGAGCAGCTCGTGCGTCGCCCTCGTCGACATCATCTGGATGCGCTCACGCGGCTCCAGCTTGCCGTCGATCATGCGCACGTACGTCACGACGCCGCGGTAGGAGTCGTAGACCGAGTCGAAGATCATCGCCCGGGCCGGCGCGTCGGGGTCGCCGACGGGCGCGGGGATGTCGCGGACGATGCGGTCGAGAAGCTCCTCGACGCCCACACCGGTCTTGCCGCTGACGCGCAGCACGTCTTCGGGGTTGCCGCCGATGAGGCCTGCGAGCTCGGCCGCGAACTTGTCGGGGTCGGCGGCAGGCAGGTCGATCTTGTTCAGCACCGGGATGATGTGCAGATCGTTCTCGAGGGCCAGGTACAGGTTCGCCAGGGTCTGCGCCTCGATGCCCTGTGCGGCATCCACGAGCAGGATCGCCCCCTCGCAGGCGGCGAGGGACCGGCTGACCTCGTAGGTGAAGTCGACGTGCCCCGGGGTGTCGATCATGTTCAGCGCGAACGTGTCGCCGCCCGCAGCCCAGGGCATGCGCACGGCCTGCGACTTGATCGTGATGCCGCGCTCGCGCTCGATGTCCATGCGGTCGAGGTACTGGGCGCGCATGTCGCGGTCCGACACCACGCCGGTGATCTGCAGCATGCGGTCGGCCAGCGTGGACTTGCCGTGGTCGATGTGGGCGATGATGCAGAAGTTGCGGATCTGCGCGGGCGGCGTGGCAGCGGGCGCGAGCGGCGTGAGGGCACGGGGTGACATGTCGCGTCGAGTCTACCGGGGTGGGTGGTGACTCGCGGGCGCGCCGCGAGCAGAGGCGCGGGCGCGGGCTCACGTCGCCTGGGCGCGCGATGGTAGGGGCTCGCGGTGGCGACACGCCAGGCGCCGTCAGATGAGAACAAGTTAACCCGGATGTCGCCGATCTGACACCGGGAATGAGCCCTTCGCTCAGTAGCGTGGCCCAGGTCTGCGCGATTCCCCCACGCGCCCGACCCATCACAGGAGATCGATCGTGACGCAACGCCCTCTTC is a genomic window containing:
- the bsh gene encoding choloylglycine hydrolase — its product is MCTGANYTTKDHYFGRNLDLEFSYHETVTITPRNFPFEFRKVPTLATHHAIIGMATIADGYPLYYDATNEKGLSMAGLNFPGNADYKQEDPAKTNVASFEFIPWVLGQFESVTEVRAALADLVVTDAAFSAEFPPSPLHWIISDRDGSITVESVKEGLKVHDNPYGIMTNNPTFDIQSFNLNNFMHLTKNPPENTFAPELDFDVYSRGMGAIGLPGDLSSASRFVKAVFTKMNSQSGDSESESISQFFQILGSVAQQRGLVEVEPGKFEITIYSSCCNTDKGIYYYTTYENSQVTGVDMHKEDLDATTLVDYPLIKGQQIHMQN
- a CDS encoding hemolysin family protein, encoding MTEVLLLVGAALLVALGGLMAALDAALSVTSRQGLAELAVTARSRTALRRIADDPDAHNNAVVFIRILAETTAAVLVTAAFMLAFDNIWWALLAAALLMTVVSFVLVGASPRAVGRQHAEGLLRSAAPLVRGARIVLGPLAHLLVILGNRFTPGLNRNASFASEEQLLSMVDEAASQDLIEEDDRDLIHSVFDFTDTFVRAVMVPRTDMVSVEAGTPTHEAMKLFLDRGVSRLPVVDDEADDVVGVLYLKDLVQFAFRDESAWRNAPVNRIARKAVFVPESMKAETLLQQMKRDAVHVCLVVDEYGGVSGLVTLEDLIEELVGEIADEYDARAAEVVDLGDGRFRVSARLGLDEVGELFGMELEDDEVDSIGGLLGKALGRIPMPGVTAETHGLVLTGGASRGRGRGLATVFVERAASPDDAEDTADRAPRTGEITRPARTGEVRVSRRGDTDDRRA
- the ybeY gene encoding rRNA maturation RNase YbeY, with translation MTIEINNESGVPVDETVLLRLMEHNLAELHVSPDADVAILLVDEGAMEALHVQWMDEPGPTDVLSFPMDELRPGTEDMPTPAGLLGDIVLCPQVAEAQALVAQHSTLDELIMLTTHGLLHLLGFDHAEPEEEREMFGLQKQLILDFAAAERRRPRP
- a CDS encoding PhoH family protein yields the protein MVQLLGPQDRLLRVVEREHPGVDVHVRGNEITLSGEADAVAAARALVDELISMTRAGQGLDPVDVTASSRMMRDEGLRPSEVLGEAILTSRGKIIRPKTAGQKAYVDAIDENTIVFGIGPAGTGKTYLAMAKAVQALQRKEVTRIILTRPAVEAGERLGFLPGSLTDKIDPYLRPLYDALNEMLDPELVPKLMASGTIEVAPLAYMRGRTLNDSFVVLDEAQNTTPEQMKMFLTRLGFGTRMVVTGDITQVDLPQGSSGLRLVTRVLKDIDDIHFARLTSDDVVRHTLVGRIVDAYSEYDEQRLAHRRERDEASELANRAERRGKPRPAGPRDHLPKRGRS
- a CDS encoding histidine triad nucleotide-binding protein, which translates into the protein MTEPSVFTRILNGEIPSEIVAETENAFAIRDIAPQAPVHLLVIPKTEEYRNVAELAAGDPALLAELVGLASSLAAEHGDGDFRLVFNTGPSAGQTVFHVHAHVLAGDLSEAGLGG
- a CDS encoding 16S rRNA (uracil(1498)-N(3))-methyltransferase, with product MALHFVDAAAGAAGPGDRITLTGAEAHHAAAVRRVRVGEIVTLGDGRGAWLTGACASVSPREVVIEVTERTEVPAPAMRVGLVQALAKGDRDELAVQAATELGVDEVMPWQATRSVSRWDAGKAEKGRARWGTIAREAAKQAHRAWLPEVTELVTTRQLASRAATARMLVLEPTASVALTAWRPAADDAEVLLVVGPEGGIAPEELRVLADAGATLVRLGDTVLRTSTAGPAALALVNATIGRW
- the dnaJ gene encoding molecular chaperone DnaJ; the encoded protein is MADHYDVLGVSRDATPDEIKKAYRRLARELHPDVNPGADASERFKLVTHAYDVLSDPDQRARYDMGGDNAFAGAGGGFSNFGDIFETFFGAAGGGGGRGGRPRSRRERGQDALVRVTLQLGDVIFGVHRDIEVDTAVLCETCSGSCCQPGTQPATCDICHGTGHVQRTVRSLLGNVVTSQPCNVCQGYGTTIPFPCTTCQGQGRVRARRTVSLDIPAGVETGLRLQLPGSGEVGPAGGPNGDLYIEVTVAAHEAFSRDGDDLLATLEVSMPDAILGTSTTIESLDGPVELEVRPGVQSGDVLTIKGRGITPLRGSQRGDLRVGVQVVTPTRLDAKERALIEDFAKRTKAPAPRLAEFHQGLFSKLRDRFRG
- the hrcA gene encoding heat-inducible transcriptional repressor HrcA — protein: MVSERGLQVLRAIVQDYVDTNEPVGSKAIVDRHAFGVSAATIRNDMAQLEDEELIVAPHTSSGRVPTDKGYRVFVDHLAQLRPLTPAQRTAIGSFLDGAGDLDDLLARTVRALTRLTGQVAIVQYPSFARAHVSHLELVDLGGGRVIVIVVTDIGRVSQRIASVPTDLGEDGMTRVRARLAELLTGSSVRDGAQAVADLLAAPAQPDAFDRAVRAIAGVVAEELEEFRQDRLVLAGSATLARREQDFRGSIYPLLEAIEEQVTLLKLMSEMVADDQGLAASIGRENEPFGLAEASVITGEYDVTGSRARLGLLGPTRMDYSSNLAAVRAVAHYLNRLLEEDESNR
- the hemW gene encoding radical SAM family heme chaperone HemW is translated as MPSVLPVGEPAPADGALPADLQTDAGTDFGVYLHVPFCRVRCGYCDFNTYTAGELRGARQDQYADTLLHEISLSRGVLAAAGPLRPAQTVFFGGGTPTLLPSGDLARMLDGVRDTFGIADGAEVTVEANPDTVTPAGVAELARAGVTRLSIGMQSAVAHVLAALDRTHDPDNVATAVAAAREAGLDVSVDLIYGAPGETLADWERSLETAVGLAPDHISAYALIVEEGTKLHRQIRRGEVPAPDDDLQADMYELADETLAAAGFEWYEVSNWARDESHRSRHNLAYWRGTDWWGYGPGAHSHVAGLRWWNVKHPAAYAQRLAAGESPAAGRERPDAASRRLEDVLLRSRIREGLALAEVTPAGRGAVAGLIADGLVDGAAAVHGTLVLTRRGRLLADAVVRALTA
- a CDS encoding DUF1990 family protein, with the protein product MRRGTFRDETVDYAAVGATQASDLLQYPPERSIPAHESWRIGSGEARFRSAGDALLSWGAQRGAGLQLTDVRPASGPGYAGVAFDAEGTPVAPSRREAEQRYDADGTPYVGAGTTVRVHGRIRGHRADAELRVIFCVEEARRVGFALGTVGGSVVSGEESFMVEWRENDEVWFTVRAFDAPTAALYRLMPPLVRRRRRELFLGYLRAISPLYTTGS
- the lepA gene encoding translation elongation factor 4 → MSPRALTPLAPAATPPAQIRNFCIIAHIDHGKSTLADRMLQITGVVSDRDMRAQYLDRMDIERERGITIKSQAVRMPWAAGGDTFALNMIDTPGHVDFTYEVSRSLAACEGAILLVDAAQGIEAQTLANLYLALENDLHIIPVLNKIDLPAADPDKFAAELAGLIGGNPEDVLRVSGKTGVGVEELLDRIVRDIPAPVGDPDAPARAMIFDSVYDSYRGVVTYVRMIDGKLEPRERIQMMSTRATHELLEIGVSNPEPVPTKGLGVGEVGYLITGVKDVRQSKVGDTITTHRKPATEALPGYTDPKPMVFSGIYPIDGSDYAELREALDKLKLSDASLQYEPETSVALGFGFRCGFLGLLHLEIITERLSREFGLDLITTAPSVTYEVLTDTGETITVTNPSEYPDGRVAEVSEPVVKVGILLPKDYVGTVMELCQGRRGTLLGMDYLSEDRVELRYNMPLGEIVFDFFDHLKSRTQGYASLDYEPAGSQTADLVKVDILLQGEKVDAFSSIVHREKAYAYGTLMTERLRKLIPRQQFEVPIQAAIGARIIARENIRAIRKDVLAKCYGGDITRKRKLLEKQKEGKKRMKMVGRVEVPQEAFIAALSGDVDGKK